The genomic DNA GCGGCGCATCGAACACGCCATGGAACTTGTTGCCGCCGAAGAAGAACGACAGCACCGTCACCAGCATGATGCCGATCAGGATGGCGCCGCGCACCTTGAGACGGTCGAGCGTCACGATCACCAGGAAGCCCAGCGTCGCCAGCACCACCGGCGCCGAATGCAGGTCGCCCAGCGTGACGAAGGTGGCCGGCGAGGCCGCGACCACACCCGCGCTCTTCAGCGCGATGAGCGCCAGGAACATGCCGATGCCCACGGTGATCGCCGTTCGCAGCGACTGCGGTATGCCGGCGATGAACAGCTCCCGCAGCCCCGTGACCGTGACGATCAGGAACAGCGTGCCCGAGATGAACACCGCGCCCAGCGCCACCTGCCACGTGTAGCCCATGCCCAGCACCACCACGTAGGCGAAGTAGGCGTTCAGCCCCATGCCCGGCGCCATCGCGATCGGGTAGTTGGCATACAGGCCCATGATCAGCGTGCCCAGTGCCGCGATCAGGCAGGTGGCCACGAAGACCGCGCCCTTGGGCATGCCCGCGTCACCGAGGATCGCCGGGTTCACGAAGATGATGTAGGCCATCGTCAGGAAGGTGGTGAGCCCTGCGATGACCTCGGTGCGCACGGTGGTGTTGTGCTCGGTCAGCTTGAACATGCGTTCAAGCCAGTTCGCGCCCTGCGGCGCGCGGCGCGCGGCTGTCCCCGAGGCGTGGGGATCGGTGACCTTGGGCACCTCTTCAAACCTGTTCATGTCGCTTGTCTCCAGCTGTTGTATGTGGCGGTTCGTTCAAACATGCCTCGGCCGCGACGCCGGCGCGGCCGAAGGATTCGTCAAGGCGGGTCGGGGGCCTCGGCCGCAACGGCCCGCGAGGCCGGCGTGGTGAAGGCGGGCCGCAGCGAGGCCGCCACGTCCTTGATGCATTCGCGCAGCCAGCGCGCGGAACTCGACGAATGGGTGCGCTCGTGCCAGAGCTGGTAGTACATGAGGCGCGGCAGCGCCACCGGGCATTCGAGGATCTTCACCGGCAGGCGCGTGGCGAAGCGCTCGCAGTACTGGCGCCCGGTGGTGAGCACCAGCAGGCTCGAGGCGACCATGTCCGGGATCAGGCTGAAGTGCGCGCAGCGCGCCGTGATGTTGCGCTGCCGGCCCAGCTCGTCGAGCATCTGGTCGATGATGCCGCGCCCGCCCGGGTGCATGGGCGTGGGCGCGATGTGCTCGGCCGCGAGCCAGGTCTCCAGGTCCCAGCCGCGGCGCACCGCCGGGTGGTCCTGGTTGACCAGCGACACCACCTCGTCGCCGAAGAGCCGCGCCATGTGCAGGTCTTCCGGGGGCTTCTGCCAGTTGCCGATCACCAGGTCGACCTGCCCGAGCGCCAGATGGCCGTGATAGTCCGAGTCGGGCGTGAGCGCATGGATCTCGATCTGGCACAGCGGCGCCTCGCGCTTCACGTGCGCCACCAGCATCGGCAGGAACAGCGGGTCCATGTAGTCGCTCGCGGCGATGCGGAAGGTGGTGGCCGCCGACTGCGGCTCGAAGCCGCGCGCATCGGAGAACAGCATCTCGGCCGCGCGCAGGATGCTCGCGGCCGGCTCGATCATCCGCAGCCCCGCATCGGTCGGCACCATGCCCGAGCCCGAGCGCACCAGCAGCGGATCGCCCGAGAGTTCGCGCAGGCGCTTCAGCGCGGCCGAGACGGCCGGCTGGTACATGCCCAGGCGGATGGCGGCGCGCGAGACGCTGCGGTCGGTCAGCACGGTGTGAAGCACCCTGATGAGATGAAGGTCGATCTTGTCGAACAGCGCTTGATCACGCATGGCTTCCCCCCCCGGCACAGCCGGTTC from Variovorax sp. V93 includes the following:
- a CDS encoding LysR family transcriptional regulator — protein: MRDQALFDKIDLHLIRVLHTVLTDRSVSRAAIRLGMYQPAVSAALKRLRELSGDPLLVRSGSGMVPTDAGLRMIEPAASILRAAEMLFSDARGFEPQSAATTFRIAASDYMDPLFLPMLVAHVKREAPLCQIEIHALTPDSDYHGHLALGQVDLVIGNWQKPPEDLHMARLFGDEVVSLVNQDHPAVRRGWDLETWLAAEHIAPTPMHPGGRGIIDQMLDELGRQRNITARCAHFSLIPDMVASSLLVLTTGRQYCERFATRLPVKILECPVALPRLMYYQLWHERTHSSSSARWLRECIKDVAASLRPAFTTPASRAVAAEAPDPP
- a CDS encoding NCS2 family permease, producing the protein MNRFEEVPKVTDPHASGTAARRAPQGANWLERMFKLTEHNTTVRTEVIAGLTTFLTMAYIIFVNPAILGDAGMPKGAVFVATCLIAALGTLIMGLYANYPIAMAPGMGLNAYFAYVVVLGMGYTWQVALGAVFISGTLFLIVTVTGLRELFIAGIPQSLRTAITVGIGMFLALIALKSAGVVAASPATFVTLGDLHSAPVVLATLGFLVIVTLDRLKVRGAILIGIMLVTVLSFFFGGNKFHGVFDAPPSIAPTFMQLDILGALKGGILNVVLVFFLVEMFDATGTLMGVAKRAGLLVPGKMERMNKALLADSGAIFAGSLLGTSSTTAYVESAAGVQAGGRTGLTAVVVAGLFLACLMISPLAGSVPAYATAPALLFVGCLMLRDLVELDWEDTTEVIPAAVTALAMPFTYSIANGLAFGFITYAVLKLCTGRAREVHAMVWVIAAIFLFKFAYIGGH